One genomic window of Candidatus Kuenenia stuttgartiensis includes the following:
- a CDS encoding TPR domain-containing glycosyltransferase, with protein sequence MTKDPENNNHRSTISACMIVKNEEGFLPQCLESIKGAVDEIIIVDTGSSDKTVDIAKSFGAKVYHHPWRNSFSEARNYSLGYATCDWVLQIDADEKLEREDIPLLHKIICNSACNAFYVAIYSELPGGLSKHYFTRIFRKGKAHYEGIVHNQLVHEGHSRPSEVRMYHYGYNLSATKMEKKYKRTGDLLRKQLEENPENIFAIANLVRNYRNERNYDEVIKLAEKGLGISEPALDLSTKNQRQRISIDLAFALMRKDRLDRAEDVCKKALREDPDFLDNLFMLGDILSRKKAFHEALGIYRKFLVVKEKDRRSPDFNLLIVDTYEYEHKVYNNMGDCYRNLGLRNEAERAYKRAIEIFDKETLCYSSLARFYLSQNRLDEAANVLDSAIQSGIADHLTFLLLGEIKTVQNKTIDAINSFKMAIQKDEKNITAYACLINVLIQSNQLEEAEGLLKKISSFYPHHIIVKCINEKINSRRGDKDSAIQFVRRIIASNPSDNNVYLELGNLCLEINEYALAIEVYEKFLRGSSAQDAKILTNIAMCYAGLGQVRPAIVGLKAALEIDPSYQSARKNLSILEKK encoded by the coding sequence ATGACCAAAGACCCTGAAAACAATAACCACAGGTCCACCATATCGGCATGTATGATTGTGAAGAATGAAGAAGGTTTTTTGCCCCAATGCCTTGAGAGTATAAAGGGGGCGGTTGACGAAATAATTATTGTCGATACCGGTTCTTCTGATAAAACAGTGGACATCGCAAAATCGTTTGGCGCAAAAGTATATCATCATCCATGGCGCAACAGTTTTAGCGAGGCGAGAAACTATTCTTTGGGTTATGCTACATGCGATTGGGTTTTGCAAATAGACGCGGATGAAAAACTGGAGCGGGAAGATATTCCCTTATTGCATAAGATTATTTGCAACTCCGCCTGCAATGCCTTTTATGTAGCTATCTACAGCGAGCTTCCCGGTGGATTGTCAAAACATTATTTCACAAGAATATTCCGCAAAGGGAAGGCTCATTACGAAGGAATAGTACACAATCAACTTGTGCATGAGGGTCATTCCCGTCCATCTGAAGTGCGGATGTACCACTATGGATACAATCTGTCCGCAACGAAAATGGAAAAAAAATATAAACGGACAGGGGATCTTTTACGGAAACAACTGGAAGAGAATCCTGAAAATATTTTTGCGATAGCTAATCTTGTAAGAAATTATAGAAATGAGCGCAATTATGATGAAGTGATAAAACTAGCAGAGAAAGGACTGGGAATATCTGAACCGGCTCTCGACCTCTCAACAAAAAATCAAAGGCAAAGGATCAGCATTGACCTTGCTTTCGCGCTGATGCGCAAGGATAGGCTGGACAGAGCGGAAGATGTGTGCAAAAAGGCATTGAGGGAAGATCCTGATTTTCTCGATAATTTGTTTATGTTAGGTGACATATTAAGCAGAAAAAAAGCTTTTCACGAGGCATTGGGTATTTACCGGAAATTTCTTGTCGTTAAAGAAAAAGACCGCAGATCTCCTGATTTTAATTTACTTATTGTAGATACCTATGAGTACGAACATAAGGTGTATAACAACATGGGAGATTGCTACAGAAATCTGGGTTTACGGAACGAAGCGGAAAGAGCATATAAAAGAGCAATAGAGATTTTTGATAAAGAAACACTGTGTTATTCAAGCCTCGCCCGTTTTTATTTATCACAAAACCGTTTAGATGAAGCTGCAAACGTACTTGATTCCGCAATACAATCAGGAATCGCAGATCATTTGACATTCTTATTGCTGGGTGAAATAAAAACAGTTCAAAACAAGACAATTGACGCCATAAATTCTTTTAAAATGGCAATTCAAAAGGATGAAAAAAATATAACGGCATATGCTTGCCTTATAAATGTATTAATTCAGTCAAATCAATTGGAGGAGGCGGAAGGATTGTTAAAAAAAATATCCTCCTTTTATCCACATCATATAATAGTTAAATGTATTAATGAAAAAATTAATTCCCGGCGTGGTGATAAGGATAGCGCCATTCAGTTTGTGCGTCGTATAATAGCGTCTAATCCTTCGGATAATAACGTATATTTAGAACTCGGGAATCTCTGTTTAGAGATAAATGAGTATGCGCTGGCTATTGAGGTATATGAGAAGTTTTTAAGAGGCTCTTCCGCACAGGATGCAAAAATATTAACGAATATTGCTATGTGCTACGCTGGTTTGGGACAAGTAAGACCGGCAATTGTCGGCCTGAAAGCGGCACTCGAAATAGACCCTTCTTATCAATCTGCAAGAAAGAATCTCTCTATTTTGGAGAAAAAGTGA
- a CDS encoding tetratricopeptide repeat-containing glycosyltransferase family 2 protein, with protein MKNLHSPTISACLIVKNEERFLPNCLNSVKNAVDEIVVVDTGSTDNTVNIAKEFSAKVYFYSWNNNYSEARNYAIRHATKEWILMIDADEELEQNDIPVLKQSISNDNYNGVIIAIYSKVKSGMHKFYNTRVFRREKAFYKGIIHEQVVIEGKRLPSEIHLYHYGYDLDEDTMRKKWHRTTQLLEKQIALNDNDSFAWLNLIRNYCTQQLFRDGIKTGKEALKRITPEANLHHFIMILYEMADCYLNTGNTAEAKKMCHTALAKLREMNVAPENIDIVYTLACVYLKEGDCNKAIEYFKHFLTLREWYLKNISDCLMTDTLGYDYSAYNGLGFCYGSMGQWEKAVGFLQKSIVSNPKYITTYKNLASCYSAMGNNTDAINTLLRSISENIADQEIFIRLGDLFLKQQEYKQAISYYEKYLNLCPEDKNALLKISACYEESGYKDTAQIGYSALQKWNK; from the coding sequence ATGAAAAACTTGCACAGTCCAACAATCTCCGCCTGCCTTATCGTAAAAAACGAGGAAAGATTCCTGCCTAATTGCCTCAACAGCGTTAAGAACGCTGTTGATGAAATAGTAGTTGTTGATACAGGTTCAACTGATAATACCGTAAATATCGCAAAAGAATTTAGCGCTAAGGTGTATTTTTATTCATGGAATAATAACTATAGTGAGGCAAGAAACTATGCAATACGCCATGCTACCAAAGAGTGGATTCTTATGATCGATGCGGATGAAGAGCTTGAGCAGAATGATATTCCTGTATTGAAACAATCGATAAGTAACGATAATTATAATGGTGTTATTATTGCTATATACAGTAAAGTGAAAAGTGGGATGCACAAGTTTTATAACACACGGGTTTTTCGCCGGGAGAAGGCATTTTATAAAGGTATTATCCATGAACAAGTGGTGATTGAAGGGAAAAGGCTTCCATCGGAGATACATCTTTATCATTACGGGTATGATCTTGACGAAGATACGATGCGGAAGAAATGGCACAGAACAACTCAATTATTGGAAAAACAAATAGCGTTAAACGATAATGATAGTTTTGCATGGTTGAATCTTATCCGTAATTATTGCACACAGCAATTGTTTCGGGATGGTATTAAGACCGGAAAAGAAGCGCTAAAGAGAATTACACCCGAGGCGAATTTGCATCATTTTATAATGATTCTGTATGAAATGGCAGATTGTTATCTCAATACCGGAAATACCGCAGAAGCAAAAAAGATGTGCCACACCGCTTTAGCTAAATTAAGGGAAATGAATGTTGCGCCGGAAAATATTGATATTGTTTATACACTGGCTTGTGTGTATTTAAAAGAAGGAGATTGTAATAAAGCTATTGAATATTTTAAACATTTTTTGACATTGCGTGAGTGGTATTTGAAAAATATCAGCGATTGCCTTATGACTGATACCCTGGGATATGATTATTCCGCATATAACGGGTTGGGTTTTTGTTATGGCAGTATGGGACAGTGGGAAAAAGCGGTTGGTTTTCTGCAAAAATCGATAGTCTCAAATCCTAAATATATTACCACCTATAAAAATTTAGCTTCATGCTATTCTGCAATGGGAAACAATACGGACGCTATTAATACTTTATTGCGGTCAATTTCCGAAAATATCGCAGATCAGGAGATTTTTATCCGCTTGGGAGATTTATTTCTGAAACAACAGGAGTACAAACAGGCGATATCATACTATGAAAAGTATTTAAACTTGTGTCCTGAAGATAAAAATGCCTTGTTAAAAATATCTGCATGTTATGAAGAATCAGGCTATAAAGACACCGCTCAAATCGGATATAGCGCATTACAGAAGTGGAATAAATAA